A stretch of Aphanothece sacrum FPU1 DNA encodes these proteins:
- a CDS encoding cupin domain-containing protein, producing the protein MKNIFNFPPFLNDQELFETIISNQNIKIERIISTGQTTPQDTWYDQEQDEWVILLQGEAILSYENGSQLNLKAGDYLLIQSHQKHRIDYTSNNPPCIWLAIHGNLN; encoded by the coding sequence ATGAAAAACATTTTTAACTTTCCTCCTTTCCTCAATGATCAAGAACTTTTTGAAACAATTATATCTAATCAAAATATCAAAATTGAACGTATTATTTCTACGGGACAAACTACACCCCAAGATACTTGGTATGATCAAGAACAGGATGAATGGGTGATTTTATTACAAGGAGAAGCAATATTATCTTATGAAAATGGTTCTCAACTTAATCTTAAAGCAGGAGATTATTTATTAATTCAATCTCATCAAAAACATCGGATAGATTACACCAGTAATAATCCTCCTTGTATTTGGTTAGCAATTCATGGTAACTTAAACTAA
- the lipB gene encoding lipoyl(octanoyl) transferase LipB: protein MEYSPSNPIPPGQLRRCIVQSFGIIPYKVVWDKQRSLVKQRLKDPSLDDILLLLEHPPVYTLGTGASLEYLKFDSNIITEEIYRIERGGEVTYHCPGQLVGYPILNLRYYSQDLHWYLRQLEEVIIQVIKGYGLSGERITGLTGVWVNGYKIAAIGIKVSRWITMHGFSLNVCPDLTGFNQIIPCGIEDKPVGSLAQFIPNIDLEIVRKDIIKLFSQVFQVELIISNVKVNG, encoded by the coding sequence ATGGAATATTCTCCCTCAAACCCCATCCCTCCTGGACAACTAAGGCGATGTATTGTCCAATCTTTCGGTATAATCCCCTATAAAGTTGTCTGGGATAAACAGCGATCGCTCGTAAAACAACGGTTAAAAGACCCTAGTTTAGACGATATCCTTTTATTATTAGAACATCCTCCAGTTTATACTTTAGGAACGGGAGCGAGTTTAGAATATCTTAAATTTGATTCCAACATCATAACAGAAGAAATTTATCGTATTGAAAGAGGGGGAGAAGTCACCTATCATTGTCCAGGTCAATTAGTTGGATATCCTATTTTAAATTTACGTTATTATAGTCAAGATTTACATTGGTATTTACGACAACTTGAAGAAGTAATTATTCAAGTTATTAAAGGGTATGGACTAAGCGGAGAAAGGATAACAGGATTAACTGGAGTTTGGGTCAATGGTTATAAAATTGCTGCTATTGGAATTAAGGTGAGTCGTTGGATTACTATGCACGGATTTTCCCTAAATGTTTGTCCCGATTTAACAGGATTTAATCAAATTATTCCTTGTGGAATTGAAGATAAACCTGTTGGTAGTTTAGCACAATTTATCCCTAATATTGACTTAGAAATTGTTCGTAAAGATATTATTAAATTATTCTCTCAAGTATTCCAAGTAGAATTAATTATATCAAATGTAAAGGTCAACGGATAG
- a CDS encoding ABC transporter permease gives MDILDNLKMAVSALLANKLRSSLTMLGITIGNASVIGMVAIGQGAQKLAAEQFQALGPNVLFVSLTSARVRRTASAKAKPLLLEDAQAIARLVPTVAEVAPEIQANQLIAKGKQMFNSPIIGTTGEFLRVRNHQLVQGRFINEVDNKRMNRVVVLGPEISQRLFPEENPIGQQVRIKNISFEVIGILAPKGSLFDSNQDNKAIVPLTTALYQLTGRTSPHGIPVTLISILAKNQESVKGAEFQIKNLLHLLHPTTADDDILISSQNAILETADETNEGLTRMLAAIASVSLLVGGIGVMNIMLVSVTERTQEIGLRKALGATQKDILLQFLIEAVLLAILGGLIGVGVGVGGVTIASMVSSLATSISIPSIVISLSVSGGIGLFFGVFPAKRAAQLNPIIALRSS, from the coding sequence ATGGATATTTTAGATAATCTCAAAATGGCTGTGTCGGCCTTGTTGGCGAATAAACTCCGTAGTAGTTTAACTATGTTGGGCATTACTATTGGTAATGCTTCAGTTATTGGGATGGTAGCTATTGGACAAGGGGCGCAAAAATTAGCAGCCGAACAATTTCAAGCTTTAGGTCCTAATGTTTTATTTGTTAGCTTAACTTCCGCTCGTGTTCGTCGCACTGCATCTGCTAAAGCTAAACCTTTATTATTAGAAGATGCTCAAGCGATCGCTCGGTTAGTTCCCACTGTCGCCGAAGTAGCACCAGAAATTCAGGCAAATCAACTAATAGCTAAGGGCAAACAAATGTTTAATAGTCCTATTATTGGCACAACTGGAGAATTTTTGCGCGTCAGAAATCATCAACTTGTTCAAGGACGTTTTATCAATGAAGTTGATAATAAACGTATGAACCGTGTGGTTGTTTTGGGACCAGAAATTTCTCAGAGGTTGTTTCCTGAAGAAAACCCCATCGGACAGCAAGTAAGGATTAAAAATATTAGTTTTGAGGTGATAGGAATATTAGCCCCAAAAGGTTCTTTATTTGATTCTAATCAAGATAATAAAGCCATTGTTCCCCTAACTACTGCCCTTTATCAATTAACGGGTCGTACTTCTCCTCATGGCATCCCTGTTACTTTAATTTCTATCCTAGCCAAAAATCAAGAAAGTGTTAAAGGAGCAGAATTTCAAATCAAAAATTTACTCCATTTACTCCATCCAACAACAGCAGATGATGATATTTTAATTTCTTCTCAAAATGCTATCTTAGAAACTGCTGATGAAACTAATGAAGGACTCACCCGAATGTTAGCCGCGATCGCTAGTGTTTCTCTATTGGTAGGAGGCATTGGAGTTATGAATATTATGTTAGTATCTGTGACAGAACGTACTCAAGAAATTGGACTCAGAAAAGCGTTGGGAGCCACTCAAAAAGACATTTTATTACAATTCCTTATTGAAGCCGTTCTCTTAGCCATTTTAGGCGGTTTAATTGGTGTTGGAGTAGGCGTTGGAGGTGTTACCATCGCTAGTATGGTTTCTTCTTTAGCTACCAGCATTTCTATTCCTTCTATTGTGATATCTCTGAGTGTATCAGGAGGAATTGGTCTATTTTTTGGGGTATTTCCCGCTAAAAGAGCCGCCCAACTAAATCCGATTATTGCACTTAGAAGTTCTTGA
- the hpf gene encoding ribosome hibernation-promoting factor, HPF/YfiA family — protein sequence MKLLIQGNNITVTEAIHDYVEQKVEKAVKHFQAITTKVDVHLSVARNARIPDKHKAEVTVYANGTVIRAQEGSESLYASIDLVSDKIARQLRKYKERLNDQKTQNAVKTGEVVIEKEVEGDLIGDRLPELPQEVVRMKYFAMPAMSIEEAKQQLQLVDHDFFMFRNCDTQEINVIYIRNHGGYGVIQPREANANEGESH from the coding sequence ATGAAGCTTTTGATTCAAGGCAATAACATTACCGTCACAGAAGCGATTCACGATTATGTGGAACAGAAAGTAGAAAAAGCGGTCAAACACTTTCAGGCTATCACGACCAAAGTAGATGTTCATTTATCGGTAGCACGTAATGCGAGAATCCCTGATAAGCATAAAGCAGAGGTCACTGTTTATGCCAATGGCACAGTGATTCGGGCGCAAGAAGGTAGCGAAAGTCTTTATGCTAGTATTGATTTAGTGTCGGATAAAATTGCTCGTCAGCTTCGCAAATATAAAGAAAGACTTAACGATCAAAAAACTCAGAATGCGGTAAAAACTGGTGAGGTTGTTATTGAGAAAGAAGTAGAAGGAGATTTAATCGGCGATCGCCTCCCAGAATTACCCCAAGAAGTAGTACGCATGAAATATTTTGCCATGCCAGCGATGTCTATTGAAGAAGCTAAACAACAACTTCAATTAGTCGATCATGATTTCTTTATGTTTCGTAATTGTGACACCCAAGAAATCAATGTGATTTATATTCGTAATCATGGGGGATACGGGGTTATTCAACCTCGTGAAGCTAACGCAAATGAAGGGGAATCTCATTAA
- the coxB gene encoding cytochrome c oxidase subunit II produces the protein MKIPSNIITLIIGVLITLISLWYGQNHGLMPVAASEDAKQVDNIFNFMMTIATGLFLIVEGVLIYCVIAFRRVKGDQSDGPSIEGNVPLEILWTAIPTVIVFILAIYSFEVYNELGGLDPITSRDSSPQQIAMHSHHQVALGIGIYGDENSNNPPLIVDVQGMQYAWIFTYPQTGIVSGELHVPKDRPVRLNIKATDVLHAFWVPQLRLKQDAIPGRDSILGFTSNLEGNYPIVCAELCGAYHGGMKSVLYVESPETYAQWEEANKPVQEASLDETVAVNTKNLSDGQYLAPYAQEMGIQPETLAQLTSQHQHSGHL, from the coding sequence GTGAAGATTCCAAGTAACATCATCACCCTGATAATTGGTGTTCTCATCACTCTAATTAGCCTCTGGTATGGCCAAAATCACGGACTCATGCCAGTTGCTGCCTCTGAAGATGCCAAACAGGTTGACAATATTTTCAATTTCATGATGACCATTGCTACAGGACTTTTTCTCATAGTAGAAGGAGTTCTAATCTATTGTGTCATCGCCTTTCGCCGTGTCAAAGGGGATCAAAGCGATGGGCCTTCCATCGAAGGAAATGTCCCATTAGAAATCCTCTGGACAGCCATTCCCACCGTCATTGTTTTTATCCTTGCCATTTATAGCTTTGAAGTCTACAACGAGTTAGGCGGACTCGATCCGATTACATCTCGTGATAGTTCCCCTCAACAAATCGCTATGCACTCCCACCATCAAGTGGCCTTAGGAATTGGCATCTATGGGGACGAAAACAGCAACAACCCCCCCTTAATTGTCGATGTCCAAGGGATGCAATATGCTTGGATTTTTACCTATCCTCAAACGGGGATAGTCAGTGGAGAACTCCACGTTCCCAAAGATCGACCCGTGCGACTCAACATTAAAGCGACTGATGTTCTTCATGCTTTTTGGGTACCTCAACTACGGCTAAAACAAGACGCTATCCCCGGCCGAGACTCTATCTTAGGCTTTACCTCTAACCTTGAAGGTAACTATCCCATTGTTTGCGCTGAATTATGTGGTGCGTATCATGGGGGAATGAAATCGGTTCTTTATGTTGAAAGTCCAGAGACTTACGCCCAATGGGAAGAAGCCAATAAACCCGTTCAGGAAGCCAGTCTAGACGAGACAGTGGCCGTGAACACCAAAAACCTCTCCGATGGGCAATATTTAGCCCCCTATGCCCAGGAAATGGGCATTCAACCAGAAACCTTGGCCCAATTAACCAGCCAGCATCAACATTCTGGTCACTTGTAA
- the ctaD gene encoding cytochrome c oxidase subunit I, producing the protein MTITLESTHATHKERKWTDYFTFCTDHKVIGIQYLVTSFAFYFIGGAFAEVLRTELATPDPDFVSPELYNQFMTMHGTIMIFLWIVPAGAAFANYLIPLMVGAEDMAFPRLNAVAFWLTPPGGILLLGSFFVDGGAAQSGWTSYPPLSLISGKWGEEIWILSVLLIGTSSILGSINFVTTILKMRIKDMDLHSMPLFCWAMLATSALILLSTPVLAAALVLLSFDLIAGTSFFNPTGGGDPVVYQHMFWFYSHPAVYIMILPFFGVISEVLPVHSRKPVFGYRAIAYSSLAISFLGLIVWAHHMFTSGTPGWLRMFFMAATMLIAVPTGIKIFGWCATIWGGKINLNTAMLFGIGFLATFVMGGLTGVMLSSVPFDIHVHDTYFVVGHFHYVLFGGAGMGLFAGFYHWFPKMTGRMINETLGKIHFALIFIGINVTFLPMHELGLLGMNRRIALYDIQFQPINIICTVGAYILGLSALPFIINVLWSLVKGEAAGRNPWRAYTLEWQTSSPPAIENFEEEPVLWAGPYDYGTDSELIDEEESVDDLLAAVGSPSK; encoded by the coding sequence ATGACAATCACTCTAGAATCAACCCACGCAACACACAAAGAAAGGAAATGGACGGATTACTTCACCTTTTGCACTGATCATAAGGTGATTGGTATTCAATACCTAGTGACCTCCTTTGCCTTTTACTTCATCGGTGGGGCCTTTGCTGAAGTTCTTCGTACTGAATTAGCTACCCCAGATCCCGACTTTGTTTCCCCTGAGTTGTACAACCAATTCATGACAATGCACGGGACGATCATGATCTTTTTGTGGATCGTTCCGGCCGGGGCCGCTTTTGCCAACTATCTCATTCCTTTGATGGTAGGGGCCGAAGATATGGCCTTTCCCCGTCTCAATGCGGTGGCTTTTTGGCTAACCCCTCCTGGCGGTATTCTCTTATTAGGCAGCTTTTTTGTCGATGGAGGCGCGGCCCAGTCTGGTTGGACTTCCTATCCCCCCCTCAGTCTCATTAGTGGCAAATGGGGCGAAGAAATCTGGATTTTGAGTGTTTTATTAATAGGAACCTCCTCAATTTTGGGGTCTATTAATTTTGTCACTACGATCCTCAAAATGCGGATCAAAGATATGGATTTACACAGTATGCCCCTATTTTGTTGGGCCATGCTGGCGACTTCTGCTTTGATCCTTCTCTCTACTCCTGTATTAGCGGCTGCTTTGGTACTGTTATCTTTTGATTTGATTGCAGGAACCAGTTTCTTTAACCCCACAGGAGGGGGTGATCCGGTGGTTTACCAGCATATGTTCTGGTTTTACTCCCATCCTGCCGTTTACATCATGATTTTGCCCTTCTTTGGCGTAATCTCTGAAGTCTTACCCGTTCACTCCCGTAAACCTGTTTTTGGTTATCGTGCGATCGCCTACTCTAGTTTAGCCATTAGCTTTTTAGGCTTAATCGTTTGGGCCCACCATATGTTTACCAGTGGTACTCCTGGTTGGTTACGGATGTTCTTTATGGCAGCCACCATGTTGATCGCCGTTCCCACAGGAATTAAAATCTTTGGCTGGTGTGCGACTATTTGGGGTGGCAAAATAAATCTCAATACTGCCATGTTATTTGGCATTGGCTTTTTAGCTACCTTTGTCATGGGGGGTTTAACTGGAGTGATGTTATCTTCGGTTCCCTTTGATATTCACGTCCACGATACTTATTTTGTGGTAGGACATTTCCATTATGTCCTCTTTGGTGGTGCAGGAATGGGGCTATTTGCCGGGTTCTATCATTGGTTCCCCAAAATGACGGGACGCATGATTAATGAAACCCTCGGTAAAATTCATTTTGCCCTGATCTTTATTGGGATAAACGTTACCTTTTTACCCATGCACGAATTAGGGTTATTAGGGATGAACCGTCGTATTGCCCTCTATGACATTCAATTTCAACCCATTAACATAATTTGTACTGTTGGAGCCTATATATTAGGTCTTTCTGCTCTTCCCTTCATCATTAACGTTCTCTGGAGTTTAGTTAAAGGGGAAGCAGCAGGACGTAATCCTTGGCGGGCCTATACCTTGGAATGGCAAACCTCCTCCCCTCCTGCCATCGAAAACTTTGAAGAAGAACCCGTTTTATGGGCCGGCCCCTACGACTATGGTACTGATTCGGAATTGATCGATGAGGAAGAATCCGTTGACGATCTCTTAGCTGCAGTAGGTTCTCCATCCAAATAA